The following is a genomic window from Salarias fasciatus chromosome 10, fSalaFa1.1, whole genome shotgun sequence.
TGTGCATTCCTCAGTGGCAGGTGTGAGGAAAGCATAATGGATATAATGGATATGACTATTATTGGAAGAGATGACTGAATTCCTCCTGAAAGGCGTCAGGTTCAGCCGTGCTACTTCAtcagtcatgttttattttctgctccttttcactTCCTAAAGCAGCAATCAACCAGTCTGGGTAatagaaacacatcagcagagcATCTCACTGTCACTTCATGCAACACCACAGTGAATTTCTGAACATGCCTTTCAAAATCTTTCGTGAAATTTTAAAAGACAGCTTCTAATTTTTTACATGCgaaaagtcaaacattttaaaaaaaagggttttttttttgtagttttgggAATTGCTTGTTTACATGCAGGGAACAGTGCAGTTCTTAAATATGTCCAGtagatggagacagaaaagtgtgAATACCAGAATTAATAAATTGATCAAAATAATTTTCTTCTGAACAAACACTTTCATTATAGAAAAACTTTTCTATTTTGATTGGTGAATCTAAACTGGTCCGAGGTGTGAATGTAAGAGTGTGTGGTTGTTGGTCTGTGTGCAGAATTGTTCTTAAACCTGCACAGGTTAAACAGGTATACAAGATGTATTGCTGAATGGATAATCAATTATTAACACTTACATTAGTCATTACAGCAAAGATAAGAGAACAGTTTATCATATCGTGACAGCATGAGGTCgtctgtttcttttgaaaagcgTCTTGATAGCTGTCAACACTTCCTCTGTCTTAAGAGCATATATGAGAGGATCAAGCAAAGGAGGTatggtgtgtgtcagagtggagTTTATGATCCTGGCATTAGGATGAATGGTAGAGGTCagtgcagccatgtttgtgccgaaaagaggcagaaaaaatATCGCCACAAGGATCAGGTGAGAGGTGCAAGTTTTCAGTGCTCTGAAGCGTTCCTGTCCTGATGCGATCCTGATCAAAGCAACTGAGATGCAAACATAAGTGACGCCTATAAGAACAAAAGGAATGCATACAACTCCAATCAGGGCAATAAATCCCATCATTTTGTTTAAAGATGTATCATTGCAGGCCAGATAAATTATTGGTCCATGATCACAGAAAAAGCTTTTCAACACCAAAGATTCACAGAAGGAAAGACGATCAATCAGCTTTACACCTGTTCCAGATGTGACTGCAACATACAAccaagaaaacagcagcattgCACCAACTGATTTTTTAGTCACAATAGCATGATACCTTAAAGGGAAACAAATGGCTACAAATCTGTCAAAAGCCATCGTGAGAAGAATGTAAGACTGCATACCTAGAAAGAGTAAAACAAAGAACATGTAACTTAAACAGGCCTCATAGACAATGTATCTGTTACCAAACAAAAAGGTGTCCAGGAGCTTTGGGATGAGCGCTGTGCTGCCACACAGGTCTGTCAAAGCCAGGTTGAACACAATTATGTATTTAGGAGTATGAAGTGTTTTCATTAAGCAAATGACTGCCATAAGGAAGCCATTCCCAAGAACCGTcacaatgtaaacaaaacacagaaacacataaaaatagTTAATATGAGGAATATCAGTAAATCCACTGATGTAGAATGCTGCAGGTCGAACAAATGTGGAATTTAGTATAAGTGTTGTTTTAACATCTGTGCCCATTGTAAATACTTATTTGAATAAATTCAAAAAGGACaatttgacagaaaatacagaGTAAATGATGTAACAGTTGTTCAACGAGCCTGTCTTTGCTTCCACTTACCCAAGACACTATGAAGTGTGCGAGTGAGAGAAGCGTGTGGTCTTTTATGATCTTCTATGACTGTGGGTCAACTGAAATGGAAGAAGCTGATTTGTTGTTTCTGATGTTGCTTAAACATTCTAGGGAAAGACTGTTGTCTGAATTCCACAGAAAACTCTTCAGTCTAATTATCTGACaagttttgtctgttttgtctgtgaATAGAAGGGACTTTGCTTTCTTACACAGATCCCACTGCCTGTTATTACAAACCTTTGAATCATTTCGATGAAATTAGGTCAAAGTTgattaatatttatatttttgtgtcTACTCAACTGACCAAAGCACTTTCACTACAGTGTAGATGTTTGTCTGCAAATCACAAAATCCCATccagacacacaacagaaacaaatattATATTATCAGTCAATTCTAAGgtaaaagtgacattttaacAGCTCTCTCTTTCACGAAGTTCAGTTCGGAGCAGTTATTGTTGCAGGGGCCCACAACACCACATGGTTGTCAGCTTTTTCACACTGTCTGAGCAATGCCCTGCTCCCCCATGTTGGGCTTCACGGATGATGGACCCATGTGGAATTCCCATGTTGTTTGTTCGGGCTATGTCCACCCGGGACACATGCCACATGCTGTTAACATCAAAcccacacactaaaaaatgttgtgTCATTTTGTTAACCCATTCGCTGGGTTATGAAATCGGCAACCCAATTTGGGCTATTATGatacatttggagttatttCTTGCATCTCTTGTGTTGGGTtccagtccatcagacccaagacagatttttaaactcagcacatgggttgttttgaccactgtgGTTTAGTGGGGAGCGCAGTCGTCTTACAACCGGGATGTTGTTGGTTCgactcctgtctccccctgtctgcatgtcggaaccccccagctatgggtaaaatagcaccatTGCCTTGTGGTCGTCacgggagtgacaaaggctaaggGAGAACCCTCTACAGAAAAATCTGGAGTGGAGCCCTGAAGGTAGTTGATCCTCGCATTGTGGCACCTTCCAACAACTCCTGTGGCCAACCCGGTACCAACTGTAAGAGCCTGTCCCTTCTGTTGGACACTATcagcgaggctgagaagggggatctgtTGGTTGTATGATTTTAATTTATCTATTAATCAAAATTTTTGGAAGACTAAACCAATGTGTTTAGTTGAATTAACATGTAGTTAATTTGACCCAGAGTTTGGTCACATTCAACCAATatatatggtaaaattgacccagggctgatgcaacagttgggttaaaaatgagcCCAATATTCAACCCAATCATATGGTAGAATCAACCCGGACTAAAATtgatttgacccaatgattggattaaatctgtgaacccatctgttgggttaaaaagaccaacccattttgttgggtaaaaataactactgttgggctggtccaatattgattaactgttaaagaataaaccaatttgggttgttttttaccattcattttttagGGTGCAGGTCTGGCTTCAGAGGTCAGTCCCAGTTCTACTTCGTGTaatgcttagcccacctacgggcttcgctattggtactctccctggcgccagccaatcactgagacaagtCCGAAACCGACGCGCCAATCCTCTGTGCGCactggcacactgccacgcccctctCCGAGGGTACATTACCAGAGCCTGCACAACACACTTCCTTCTTCGTTCTCAGCCCTTGAAACTTTCGAAGCCACTTCCTTACATCAAGATCAGAAGATTCAAGATGGAAAAGCCGGCCCGTGACTTGTCGCCATCCGGCGTCGGGCctctcacctgctgcagctgtggggCAGCGCTCCTGGAGCAAGACCTCCACAAAAGCTGTTTTACCTGCctgggctggcagcatcaccaccaGTGGGCATCCTGCCCTGCCTGCATCGCCTTACCGCTCGAGGAATCCGAGCGGCGAGCTGCATTTATGGGCGCCGTTTCACCGACTTCCGGCCCGGGCGACGCCGGCGCGGACTTCACCGCCGTTCCCGCCTCCTTCACTGACTGGGCCGAGTCGGGTGGGGATCTCCTCAGCTGCCACAGCACTTCAGGCTCTGAGAAATCTGCTCGGCACAATGATTCCCTCTCTACGTTCTCAAAAATCAGCCGCATGAGTGCCCCCCGTGAGCCGGTGGAatacctcgcggggctcttcacctcCGCTGCAGAGCGCACCGGCCTGGCGCTCACACCGCAACCACTGGAGCCAGCGCAGCGCCACTTCACACttgggctagcaacccagtcgcgggctcggtcccggactgcggtgctgtgtccCGCTGTGCCATTGTTCCAGGCCAGCGTGCAGTGTGACTGGTGTGcgccgctcaccgccaaggggCAGTGAAGGGCTACCGTGAGTACTATTCCGTGGACGGCTGGTCGCCTGTCTCCGGAGTGCTTATGATAGAGGACTCTGTGAGGCTCTGCCTGCTTCCCACCTCCACTCCGTAGCCTGGCGGAAAACTCATGCTGCCGTCTGAAAGAGCACTTTCAGAAAcctgcaggtttcctggacCGGGGTTATGCAAATGGAAATCAAGTGTTCACCTTGGCTAACAATATGACTTTCCTCCTAGGCTCCATCGATGAGCTCTGCCATGGTCAGACCTATCGCCGGAGGACATCGAGGAGATCGAGAACACGGCCGaggtcctgatgcgcatgtgtcACGCCACTGCCATCAacggaggccgcgtcatggccagcGCCCAGTttgccatgaggcacctgtggcttggcctctcctccctcgctTGAACGTGACCAGAGGGGGATCTTGGGGCTTCCCCTGTCAACTTCCTCCCTCTTCAGTCTAGACATCCAGGTGATCATCGACCGTTTGGAGGCGGCAGCCCGAGGCTCCAAGCAGCTTGCCCCCCACCTTCACTCACGCCGTGCGCCGAATCTGCAGCGCTGGCAGCCTGCAGAATGACGGCGGTCTGCTCCCTGGGACACCGTGACGCCTGACCAGAACCGCTCAGCTGCCCGCCGGTCTTCGTCTTCAAGGGGTTCCGACCAGCCGAGACGGCCCCGCGCTCCCGAGCCGAGGAGCGCCCCATCCGCTCATCAACCTGCTTCCACAGGTCCGTTACATCTCAAAAGAGCAACAGTCCTCCTTGTCTCTCCGCGCTTGCACGATCAAAGCATCTCGAGCCCGgcagagctctctctctccctcccaccgCTATGCCATAAAGCGGAGTGGTGAGGTGAGCAGTGCGCTTGCAGTGGCGCCCGGGCTTCCTGACATGCAGCAGCCCTCAGCCGCAGCCGCCTGGCAGAGCTGTGCAGAGCGTGCCTCCGGCATTCACCCCACCGTGCTCACTCCACCAAATCTTTCCGCCGCTGCATTATGCTATGCCGCCAGCACACCGCTTCCTCAAGAGAGGAGCGTGTAGCGCTCAACACTCGGCTCCCGCTTCCTCGCCGgcgtctcctctgctgcagttccGCCGCGTTGCGGCCGCGGGAGTGAACTGTAGTGGCGAACTGGGCTCGCATGCCCTCTCGCCGCACAGGACGCGCATCAGGGGCACTGCCGGTGACTCTCTGTCAGCCCATAAGTGGCCCGAACTGTGCTCCCCGCCTGCATCTCCCTGCGTGAGCACAATGGAGCCTCAGAGCGCTTGGATCATGCCGGCTCTCGTTCCCGCCGTGATGCATGTG
Proteins encoded in this region:
- the LOC115395716 gene encoding olfactory receptor 1571-like — translated: MGTDVKTTLILNSTFVRPAAFYISGFTDIPHINYFYVFLCFVYIVTVLGNGFLMAVICLMKTLHTPKYIIVFNLALTDLCGSTALIPKLLDTFLFGNRYIVYEACLSYMFFVLLFLGMQSYILLTMAFDRFVAICFPLRYHAIVTKKSVGAMLLFSWLYVAVTSGTGVKLIDRLSFCESLVLKSFFCDHGPIIYLACNDTSLNKMMGFIALIGVVCIPFVLIGVTYVCISVALIRIASGQERFRALKTCTSHLILVAIFFLPLFGTNMAALTSTIHPNARIINSTLTHTIPPLLDPLIYALKTEEVLTAIKTLFKRARLNLTPFRRNSVISSNNSHIHYIHYAFLTPATEECTVVQAISSAFVPAASKPDTVG